The genomic region CGAGCTCGCGCTGGAGCTTGTCGATGGCCGCGCCGAGCTGCGAGGCGAGCCCCTCGGAGCGTGCCTTCGTCTCCGGGTTGTTCTTGCGCCAGAACTCCTCGTCCAGCGTGCGCACGTGGGTCTCGACCTTGCGCAGGCGGTCCTCGACGGTCTTCACGCTGTCCCGCGGGACACGACCGATCGCATCCCAGCGCAGCTGGACGGCGGTGAGCTTGTCGCGCGCCGCCGTGCGCTCGGTGATCTGGAGGATCGGCTCGGCCTCGTCGAGGAGCGCGAGCTTGGCCTGGAGGTTGGCCTGCTGCTCCTCGTCGTCCGCGGCATCGACCTCGGCCTTGGCGCCGTAGAGCACGTCGCCCGCGGCCTTGAACTGCGCCCACAGCGCGTCGTCGTAGCGCTTGCCCGCGCGCCCGGCGAGCTTCCACTCGTCGAGGAGGCGGCGGTACGCGGGGATCCCGCCGACGCCCTGCGGCTCGAGCGCGCGCGCCTGCTCGACGATGGCCTGCTTCTTGGAGCGGGCGTCCTTGTGGGCGTTGTCGAGCTCGGCGAAGAACGCCTTGCGCTCGGTGTCGATGGTGGAGCGCGCGGTGCGGAAGCGCTTCCAGAGCTCGTTGGCGTCGTTCTTCGGCAGGCGAGGGCCCGTCTGCTGGTGCTGCTGCCAGCGGCCGAACAGGGCGTCGACCTCGGCGGTCAGCTGCTTCCACTGGACCTTCGAGAAGTCCTGGGTCGCGAGGCGCTCCGTCTCCTCGACGATGGCGGTGCGCTCGGCGATGGCGCCCTGCACGACCTGCCGCTGCTCCTCGCCCTGCTTCTCGGTGAGCTCGCCGACGGTGGCGGCGAGGACGTCGAGCCGGGCACGGAGAGCGGCGAGGTCGCCGACGGCGTTGGCGCCGTCCACGGCCTCGAGGAGGTGCGCGACGGCCTTGGAGACGTCGGCGGCCGGGGCGCCGCGCTTGGCGCGCTGCTCCAGGAGCGTCACCTGCCCCGCGAGGTCGGTGAACTTGCGCTGGAAGTAGGCCAGCGCCTCCTCGGGGGTGCCGTCGGGGTACTGGCCGACGGCGCGTTCGCCGTCGCCCTCGCGCAGGAAGACGGTGCCCGTCTCGTCGACGCGGCCCCAGGGGGTCTGATCGTTGTCAGCCACGGATGCTCACCTTGTTCGTAGGACCGGCCGGACCGGTGCGGAGACGTGCACGCCAGCCTAGAGCACGCCTCGCGGGCGCGATCGTCTCCCGACGGGCGCTGGCTGACCTGTCGATCATGCTCCAGGGCGGGCCGCCGATGCTCGGGTCTCCGCGGATCCGACGCGCCTCGCAGGGGCCCGTGAGGACCGGGGGACCGACTCTCCGGTCGCGCGCACCGCGGGGACGGGGTCGCGGAGGCGGGTCAGGGGGTCGGCGTGGCGTCCGGCGTCCCCGGGGCGGGGGAAGGGGTCGTGGTCGACGGCGAGGACGACGGGGCCGGGTCCGGGGCGCCCGGTCCGGACTCGTACGCGAGCTGGGCCCCCACCGCGAGGGCGGCGACGAGGATGACGGCGACGACCGCGGCCAGGTCGTCGCGGCGACGGCGCCGCACGGACCGGGCGTGCAGCTCTCGGCGGGCCGCGTAGCGGCGGAGCCGGGCCTGCGCCTCGCGGGCTGCGCGGTCGTTCTTCGGGGCCACGGCGTCCTCACGTTCGGTCCCGCCCGAGATGGCGGTACGGGAACCATAGCCGGTCGCGCCTACCATCGAGACCATGACCGACACGCGACCGGGCCTCCGTTCGGGGGCGACGCCCCTGGCCGTCCGGATGCGTCCCCGCAGCCTCGACGAGGTCACCGGCCAGCGCCACCTGCTGACGCCCGGCTCGCCCCTCGTGAGCCTCGCCTCCGACGTGGCGGGGGAGCAGGGCTCGGTCTCGATCATCCTGTGGGGCCCGCCCGGGACGGGCAAGACGACGCTCGCGCAGGCCATCGCGCACGGATCCAGCCGCCGCTTCGTCGAGCTCTCGGCCGTCACCGCGGGCGTCCGCGACGTGCGCCAGGTGATGGAGAAGGCGCTGAGCGACCGGGACCTCTTCGGCGTCTCGACCGTGCTCTTCCTCGACGAGATCCACCGCTTCACCAAGGCACAGCAGGACGCGCTGCTGCCCGGCGTGGAGAACGGGTGGGTGATCCTCATCGCGGCCACCACGGAGAACCCGTCGTTCTCCGTGATCTCGCCGCTGCTGTCCCGCAGCCTCCTCCTGACGCTGGAGCAGCTCGACGACGACGACCTCGGCGTGCTCGTGGACCGCGCCGTCGCCGATGACAGGGGCCTCGGCGGGCGGTTCGCGCTCGACGACGACGCGCGGGCCATGATCATCCGCCTCGCGTCCGGGGACGCGCGCCGCGCGCTGACGGCGCTCGAGGCGGCGGCGGTGTCGGCGCGGGCGGATGCGACGGGCCGGGCCCGGGCCGCGTCCGAGGGCCGGGAGCCGGACGACGACGACGAGGACGACGACGACGAGCGGGAGGGCGATGACGCGGCCCCCGCCGAGGATCCCGCGCCCATCCCCATCCCCATCCCCATCCCCATCCCCATCCCCATCCCCATCCCCATCCCCATCTCCACCGAGCAGGTCGCGCTCGCAGTCGACCGGGCGCTGCTCCGCTACGACCGCAACGGCGACGAGCACTACGACGTCATCAGCGCGTTCATCAAGTCGATCCGCGGATCCGACGTCGACGCCGCGCTGCACTACCTGGCCCGCATGATCGAGGCGGGGGAGGACCCGCGGTTCATCGCGCGGCGGATCATCGTCTCCGCCTCGGAGGACATCGGGCTCGCCGACCCGCAGGCGCTCGTGGTCGCGGTCGCGGCGGCGGACGCGGTGCAGCTCATCGGCATGCCGGAGGGACGGATCCCGCTGGCGCAGGCGGTCGTGCACCTCGCGACCGCGCCCAAGTCGAACGCCTCCTACCTCGGGATCGACCAGGCCATCGCGGACGTCCGCGCCGGCGCATTCGGCCGCGTGCCCCTGCATCTCCGCGACGCGCACTACCCGGGCGCGAAGCGGCTCGGCCACGGCAAGGGCTACCGCTACCCGCACGACGCGGACATCGGCGTCGTCACGCAGCAGTACCTGCCGGACGAGCTCGTCGGCCGCACGTACTACTCGCCCACGCAGCACGGGCACGAGCGCGACCTGTCGGCACGGCTGGAGAAGCTGCGCCGCATCGTCCGCGGAGGCTGATGTCGGCGCGGCGCATCCCCGGGGATCACGGCGATCGCGTGCTACGCTTGCTGACGCCTCAATCGAGTGTCGCGTGCGGCTGCGTCGACATCATGATCAAGGGACACGTCCTGTAGCCGGACGACCCGTGGCGAATCCCTCTACTTCCGCAGGACACCGCATCAGCGGTCTCGATCGTCGCGCGCCCATGCGTGTGCGCGGACGCCCTGCACCACCCGTAGTCAGAGACTTTCTCCCTGGAAGGAAAACGTGTCCACCAAGTCACGCACCCGCAGCAAGACCCGCCTCTCCCGCGCGCTGGGCATCCCGCTCACGCCGAAGGCGGCCAAGTACCTCGAGAAGCGCCCCTACGCGCCGGGCGAGCACGGCCGGTCCAAGCGCAAGCAGGACAGCGACTACGCCGTCCGCCTGCGCGAGAAGCAGCGTCTGCGCGCCCAGTACGGCATCCGCGAAGCCCAGCTCAAGATCGCCTTCCAGGAGGCGCGTCGCACGCAGGGCCTGACCGGTGAGAACCTCGTCGAGATCCTCGAGCAGCGCCTCGACGCGCTCGTCGTCCGCTCCGGCCTCGCGCGCACCACGGCGCAGGCCCGCCAGCTCGTCGTGCACCGCCACATCATGGTCGACGGCAAGATCGTCGACCGCCCCTCCTTCCGCGTGAAGGCCGGCCAGATGATCCACGTCAAGCCGCGCTCCGAGGGCACCGAGCCCTTCCAGGTCGCCGCCGCCGGCGGTCACGCCGACGTGCTGCCGAAGCTCCCCTCGTACCTCGAGGTCGAGCTCGACAAGCTCCAGGCCCGCCTCGTGCGCCTCCCGAAGCGCGCCGAGGTCCCCGTGACCTGCGAGGTCCAGCTGGTCGTCGAGTACTACGCGGCACGCTAGCCACACCGCTCCACCGTCCGCGAGGCGGGTCGTCCATCCGGGCGGCCCGCCTCTCGGCGTCTCCGGGCGGGACGCGATCCGGACGCCGGCCCACGCGGGTCGCGCGCGGGCCGGCCGGTAGGATCGCCCTCGGCCCCCGCCGGCCTCCGCCACCGCACGTCACCTCCACCTGGGGGCCGCTCCCGGAAGGGGAGAAGCATGAAGAACCTCGTCCTCATCGTCGTGGGGGTCGCCATCGGCTTCGCCGTCGCCCACGTGGTCGACCGCACGCCCGCCGGGCACCGCCTCTTCCAGGGCGTCGACGCCCGGGCCCGCCGCTTCGGCGAGGCCGTCGAGCACGGCTACCGCCGCCGCGAGGCCGAGCTCCGCTCCGCCGTGGGCGAGGCCGAGGACACCATCACCGAGCTGGGAAAGCAGTAGACCGCATGCAGACCGCAGACATCCGCAACGCCTGGCTGACGTACTTCGGCGACCGGGGGCACACCGTGGTGCCGTCGGCGTCGCTCGTGAGCGACGACCCGACCCTGCTGTTCACGGTGGCCGGCATGGTGCCGTTCGTGCCCTACCTTACGGGCGTCGTGCCCGCGCCGTTCCCGCGCGCCACGAGCGTCCAGAAGTGCATCCGCACGCTCGACATCGAGGAGGTCGGCCGCACGCCCCGGCACGGCACCTTCTTCCAGATGAACGGCAACTTCTCCTTCGGCGACTACTTCAAGGAGCAGGCCATCGCGTACGCGTGGGAGCTGCTCACCACGAGCGAGGCCGACGGCGGCCTCGGCTTCTCGCCCGACGACCTCTGGGTCACCGTGTACCACGAGGACGACGAGGCCCGGCAGGCGTGGAAGCGCATCGCGAGCCTGCCGGACGAGCGGATCCAGGGCCTCGGCCGCGACACGAACTACTGGCACACCGGGCAGCCCGGCCCGGCGGGCCCCTGCTCGGAGATCTTCTTCGACCGCGGCCCGGCGTACGGCGCCGACGGCGGCCCGGCCACCGACGACGACCGCTACGTGGAGATCTGGAACCTCGTCTTCATGCAGTACCTGCGCGGGGTCGGCACGGGCAAGAGCGACTTCGAGATCCTCGGCGACCTGCCGAAGAAGAACATCGACACGGGCATGGGGCTCGAGCGCGTCGCGTTCCTCAAGCAGGGCGTCGAGAACATGTACGAGATCGACCAGGTGCGCCCGGTGCTCGACCGCGCGGCCGAACTCGCCGGCCGCCGCTACGGCGCCGACCACGAGGACGACGTGCGCATGCGCATCGTCGCCGACCACGTGCGCTCCTCGCTCATGCTCATGTCGGACGGCGTGCGGCCGTCCAACGAGGGGCGCGGGTACATCCTGCGCCGCCTCATGCGCCGCACCGTGCGCGCGATGCGCCTCATGGGCGTGGACGCGGCGACCTTCGGCGAGCTGTTCCCCGCGTCGCGCGACGCCATGAAGGCCGCGTACCCCGAGGTCTCCGACGACTTCGACCGCATCTCGCGCCTCGCGTACGCGGAGGAGGAGACCTTCCTGCGCACGCTCTCGGGCGGCACGACGATCCTCGACGTGGCCGTCGGCGAGACGAAGGCCCAGGGCGGCGAGCGGATCGCGGGCGACACCGCGTTCCTCCTGCACGACACGTTCGGCTTCCCCATCGACCTCACGCTCGAGATGGCCGAGGAGAACGGCCTCACGGTCGACCGCGAGTCCTTCGACCGGCTGATGCTGGAGCAGCGCACGCGCGCCAAGGCCGACGCGAGATCCAAGAAGACGGCGCTGGCCGACCTCACCGTGTACAGCCAGTTCCGCGCGGCCGGCGAGACGCGCTTCACCGGCTACGACGAGCTGGAGACCGGGACGACGATCCTCGGCCTCATCGTGGGCGGCCACAGCGTCGACCATGCGGTCGCGGGCGACATCGCGGAGGTCATCCTCCCCGAGACGAGCCTCTACGCCGAGTCCGGCGGCCAGGAGGCCGACGCGGGCAGCATCGTCGGGAACGGCTTCGACCTCGAGGTGCTCGACGTGCAGAAGCCCGTGAAGGGCCTCATCAGCCACCGCGTGCAGGTCCGCTCGGGTGAGGTGGGGGTCGGCGACGCCGCCACCACGGTCGTCGACGCCGACTGGCGCCGCGGCGCGACCCAGGCGCACTCGGGCACGCACCTCGTGCACGCCGCGCTCCGCCAGGTGCTCGGCCAGGACGCGCACCAGTCGGGCTCCTACAACCGGGCCGGCTACATGCGCCTCGACTTCGCGTGGAACCAGGCGCTGAGCGCCGAGACCCGCAGCGAGATCGAGGACATCGCCAACGGCGCCGTGCGCGACGACCTGCAGGTCGTGACGCGCGTGATGCCCATCGACGAGGCCAAGCAGCTCGGCGCCATGGCGCTGTTCGGCGAGAAGTACGGCGACACCGTGCGCGTCGTCGACATCGGCGGACCGTGGTCGCGCGAGCTGTGCGCCGGCACGCACGTGTCGTCCAGCGCGCAGATCGGGCTCATCAACGTGGTGGGGGAGTCGTCCGTCGGATCCACCAACCGCCGCATCGAGTCCCTCGTCGGCCGCGAGGCGTTCCAGGACCTCGCCGTCGAGCGCGCCATCGTGTCGCAGCTCACGTCGAGCCTCAAGACGCCGCGCGAGCAGCTGCCGGACCGGATCGCCGACCTCATGCAGAACCTCAAGACGGCGGAGCGGCGCATCGCCGACTTCGAGGCGCAGGCGCTGCAGCAGCGCGTGCCGGCGCTCCTCCAGCAGGGCGCGCGCGTGGGCGCCGTCACGCTCATCCAGGAGTCGCTCGGCAGCGTCCGCTCGGCGGACGAGGTGCGCCAGCTGGTCACCCTCGTGCGGGAGCGCGCGGGATCCGAGCCCGTCGTGGTCGCCCTCGCGGGCGATGCGGGCGGCAAGCCGACCGTCATCGTGGCCACGAACCAGGCCGCGCGCGACGCCGGCGCCAAGGCCGGGCAGCTCGCCCGCGCCGCGGCCGCCGTGCTCGGGGGCGGCGGAGGCGGCAAGGACGACCTGGCGCAGGGCGGCGGATCCGACATGTCGGCCATCGCCGACGCGCTGGCCGCGGTCCGCCAGGCGCTCGCCTCCTGATGCGGATCGGATCCCGGCTGGCCGTCGACGTGGGCAAGGCCCGCATCGGCCTCGCGCGGTCGGATCCGCACGGGCTGATCGCGACGCCCGTCGAGACCGTGCCGCGCGACGCGGGCGGCTCGGCGGACGTGCGGCGGATCCTCGAGGTGGCGGCCGAGATCGACTGCGCGGAGCTCCTCGTGGGCCTGCCGCTGGCGCTCTCGGGCCGCGCGACCGCGTCCACGGACGACGCGGAGGGGTTCGCCCGGCGGCTCGCGGACGCGACCGGGATCCCCGTCCGGCTGGTCGACGAGCGCCTCTCGACGGTCTCCGCGCAGGGCGCCCTGCGGGCCTCGGGCAGAGGCTCTCGTCAGCAGAAGCCG from Clavibacter michiganensis subsp. insidiosus harbors:
- a CDS encoding replication-associated recombination protein A; its protein translation is MTDTRPGLRSGATPLAVRMRPRSLDEVTGQRHLLTPGSPLVSLASDVAGEQGSVSIILWGPPGTGKTTLAQAIAHGSSRRFVELSAVTAGVRDVRQVMEKALSDRDLFGVSTVLFLDEIHRFTKAQQDALLPGVENGWVILIAATTENPSFSVISPLLSRSLLLTLEQLDDDDLGVLVDRAVADDRGLGGRFALDDDARAMIIRLASGDARRALTALEAAAVSARADATGRARAASEGREPDDDDEDDDDEREGDDAAPAEDPAPIPIPIPIPIPIPIPIPIPISTEQVALAVDRALLRYDRNGDEHYDVISAFIKSIRGSDVDAALHYLARMIEAGEDPRFIARRIIVSASEDIGLADPQALVVAVAAADAVQLIGMPEGRIPLAQAVVHLATAPKSNASYLGIDQAIADVRAGAFGRVPLHLRDAHYPGAKRLGHGKGYRYPHDADIGVVTQQYLPDELVGRTYYSPTQHGHERDLSARLEKLRRIVRGG
- the alaS gene encoding alanine--tRNA ligase, whose translation is MQTADIRNAWLTYFGDRGHTVVPSASLVSDDPTLLFTVAGMVPFVPYLTGVVPAPFPRATSVQKCIRTLDIEEVGRTPRHGTFFQMNGNFSFGDYFKEQAIAYAWELLTTSEADGGLGFSPDDLWVTVYHEDDEARQAWKRIASLPDERIQGLGRDTNYWHTGQPGPAGPCSEIFFDRGPAYGADGGPATDDDRYVEIWNLVFMQYLRGVGTGKSDFEILGDLPKKNIDTGMGLERVAFLKQGVENMYEIDQVRPVLDRAAELAGRRYGADHEDDVRMRIVADHVRSSLMLMSDGVRPSNEGRGYILRRLMRRTVRAMRLMGVDAATFGELFPASRDAMKAAYPEVSDDFDRISRLAYAEEETFLRTLSGGTTILDVAVGETKAQGGERIAGDTAFLLHDTFGFPIDLTLEMAEENGLTVDRESFDRLMLEQRTRAKADARSKKTALADLTVYSQFRAAGETRFTGYDELETGTTILGLIVGGHSVDHAVAGDIAEVILPETSLYAESGGQEADAGSIVGNGFDLEVLDVQKPVKGLISHRVQVRSGEVGVGDAATTVVDADWRRGATQAHSGTHLVHAALRQVLGQDAHQSGSYNRAGYMRLDFAWNQALSAETRSEIEDIANGAVRDDLQVVTRVMPIDEAKQLGAMALFGEKYGDTVRVVDIGGPWSRELCAGTHVSSSAQIGLINVVGESSVGSTNRRIESLVGREAFQDLAVERAIVSQLTSSLKTPREQLPDRIADLMQNLKTAERRIADFEAQALQQRVPALLQQGARVGAVTLIQESLGSVRSADEVRQLVTLVRERAGSEPVVVALAGDAGGKPTVIVATNQAARDAGAKAGQLARAAAAVLGGGGGGKDDLAQGGGSDMSAIADALAAVRQALAS
- a CDS encoding DUF349 domain-containing protein: MADNDQTPWGRVDETGTVFLREGDGERAVGQYPDGTPEEALAYFQRKFTDLAGQVTLLEQRAKRGAPAADVSKAVAHLLEAVDGANAVGDLAALRARLDVLAATVGELTEKQGEEQRQVVQGAIAERTAIVEETERLATQDFSKVQWKQLTAEVDALFGRWQQHQQTGPRLPKNDANELWKRFRTARSTIDTERKAFFAELDNAHKDARSKKQAIVEQARALEPQGVGGIPAYRRLLDEWKLAGRAGKRYDDALWAQFKAAGDVLYGAKAEVDAADDEEQQANLQAKLALLDEAEPILQITERTAARDKLTAVQLRWDAIGRVPRDSVKTVEDRLRKVETHVRTLDEEFWRKNNPETKARSEGLASQLGAAIDKLQRELDAAKADGDARRIKDAEEALAARRVWLDALGS
- the ruvX gene encoding Holliday junction resolvase RuvX → MRIGSRLAVDVGKARIGLARSDPHGLIATPVETVPRDAGGSADVRRILEVAAEIDCAELLVGLPLALSGRATASTDDAEGFARRLADATGIPVRLVDERLSTVSAQGALRASGRGSRQQKPVIDQVAAVIILQHALETERAAGSPPGALVPRNRVDPDRHA
- the rpsD gene encoding 30S ribosomal protein S4; this encodes MSTKSRTRSKTRLSRALGIPLTPKAAKYLEKRPYAPGEHGRSKRKQDSDYAVRLREKQRLRAQYGIREAQLKIAFQEARRTQGLTGENLVEILEQRLDALVVRSGLARTTAQARQLVVHRHIMVDGKIVDRPSFRVKAGQMIHVKPRSEGTEPFQVAAAGGHADVLPKLPSYLEVELDKLQARLVRLPKRAEVPVTCEVQLVVEYYAAR